The Vicia villosa cultivar HV-30 ecotype Madison, WI linkage group LG1, Vvil1.0, whole genome shotgun sequence genome includes a region encoding these proteins:
- the LOC131639968 gene encoding zinc finger protein GAI-ASSOCIATED FACTOR 1-like, which translates to MVDLDNVSTPSGGEASISSSGNNNNNNHNNQTTPPKPTKKKRNLPGMPDPEAEVIALSPTTLLATNRFVCEICNKGFQRDQNLQLHRRGHNLPWKLRQRSSKEVRKRVYVCPEPSCVHHDPSRALGDLTGIKKHFCRKHGEKKWKCDKCSKKYAVQSDWKAHSKVCGSREYKCDCGTVFSRRDSFITHRAFCDALAEENAKSQTQTVVKASSESDSKVLTGDSLPPPPPPPLPVVTSTTTAAVATTPQSNSGVSSALETQKLDLPENPPQIIEETQPQPQPVVVATTTLNASGSSSSTSSTSNGRPSTSSGVFASLFASSTASTSASLQSQTPAFTDLIRSMGVPDVRPTDFSTPPPSEAISLCLSSNHGSSIFGTGGQECRQYVPTHQPPAMSATALLQKAAQMGAAATNASLLRGLGIVSSSASTSTGQQDSLHWGLGQVEQESAGLVHAGLGLGLPCDSDSGLKELMLGTPSLFGPKQTTLDFLGLGMAAGGSAGGGLSALITSIGGSSGLDVTTAAASFGNGEYSGKDIGRSS; encoded by the exons ATGGTTGATTTAGACAATGTTTCTACACCTTCCGGAGGAGAAGCTAGCATCTCTTCCTCTggtaacaataataacaataaccaTAACAACCAAACAACCCCTCCAAAACCCACTAAGAAAAAACGAAACCTCCCAGGAATGCCAG ATCCGGAAGCAGAGGTGATAGCTTTGTCTCCGACGACTCTGTTAGCGACGAATAGATTTGTGTGTGAAATATGCAACAAAGGTTTTCAGAGGGATCAGAATCTTCAACTTCATAGGAGAGGTCATAATCTGCCGTGGAAACTGAGGCAGAGGTCGAGTAAGGAAGTTAGGAAGAGGGTTTATGTTTGTCCGGAACCGAGCTGTGTTCATCATGATCCTTCTAGAGCTTTGGGCGATCTAACGGGGATTAAAAAGCACTTTTGTAGAAAACACGGTGAGAAGAAGTGGAAATGCGATAAGTGTTCTAAGAAATATGCTGTTCAATCGGATTGGAAAGCGCACTCTAAAGTTTGTGGTTCTAGAGAGTATAAATGCGATTGTGGAACCGTTTTTTCCag GAGGGATAGTTTCATAACGCATAGAGCTTTTTGTGATGCGTTGGCAGAGGAAAATGCGAAATCGCAGACTCAAACTGTTGTGAAAGCTagttcagaatctgattctaagGTTTTGACTGGAGATTCATTGCCTCCACCGCCGCCGCCTCCGTTGCCGGTGGTGACTAGTACTACCACAGCGGCAGTAGCAACGACTCCTCAGTCAAACAGTGGTGTGTCCTCTGCTTTGGAGACTCAGAAGCTag ATTTACCAGAAAATCCGCCTCAAATCATAGAGGAGACACAACCACAACCACAACCAGTTGTCGTTGCTACTACTACTTTAAATGCGAGTGGTAGTAGCAGCAGTACTAGCTCAACAAGCAATGGTCGTCCTTCTACTAGCAGCGGTGTGTTTGCAAGTTTGTTTGCATCTTCAACAGCTTCAACTTCTGCGAGTCTACAATCTCAAACACCAGCATTCACTGATTTAATTAGGTCCATGGGAGTTCCAGATGTTCGCCCTACTGATTTCTCAACTCCTCCACCGTCCGAGGCCATATCCCTTTGCCTCTCTTCCAATCACGGATCATCCATTTTTGGAACAGGTGGCCAGGAGTGCCGCCAGTACGTGCCTACACATCAGCCGCCTGCTATGTCAGCTACTGCATTACTTCAGAAAGCTGCTCAAATGGGTGCTGCAGCAACAAATGCCTCTTTGCTTCGCGGGCTTGGAATCGTGTCGTCTTCCGCTTCCACTTCAACAGGTCAGCAAGATAGCCTTCATTGGGGTCTCGGCCAAGTGGAACAGGAGAGTGCTGGTTTAGTCCACGCTGGACTTGGACTAGGTCTTCCATGTGACAGTGACTCTGGACTAAAGGAATTGATGTTGGGGACTCCGTCATTGTTTGGTCCTAAGCAAACAACTCTCGACTTTCTAGGATTGGGGATGGCTGCAGGCGGCAGCGCCGGTGGAGGCTTGTCAGCACTTATCACATCAATCGGCGGCAGCAGCGGTTTGGATGTTACTACAGCAGCCGCATCTTTCGGTAACGGAGAATACTCCGGCAAAGATATTGGTAGAAGCTCATGA